A genome region from Populus alba chromosome 5, ASM523922v2, whole genome shotgun sequence includes the following:
- the LOC118056988 gene encoding calcium-dependent protein kinase 33 has product MQIAYKYRSINSSERKHKIKKMSLAVVNETTVTTFVEDMKAFENCVKECFEMLDVDGDGVLSRSELREGFCKLMSLGHESSKKEKIDHLFDTIFDRFDEDQNGSIDPREFKGLIRELMAAMGRGLGNSPVLVALEIDSLLMKAVEHEFGQI; this is encoded by the coding sequence ATGCAGATTGCATATAAATACAGATCAATCAATTCTTcagaaagaaaacacaaaatcaagaaaatgagtttagctgTCGTCAACGAGACAACAGTGACAACATTTGTCGAAGACATGAAAGCATTCGAGAACTGTGTCAAGGAATGTTTCGAGATGCTTGATGTAGATGGGGATGGAGTGCTTTCACGATCTGAGCTTCGTGAGGGATTTTGTAAACTTATGTCATTAGGGCATGAATCCAGCAAGAAAGAGAAGATTGACCATCTTTTCGATACCATTTTCGACAGGTTTGATGAGGATCAAAATGGGAGCATCGATCCTCGAGAGTTCAAGGGCTTGATCAGGGAGCTCATGGCTGCAATGGGACGTGGGTTGGGTAATTCTCCAGTTCTGGTGGCTCTTGAAATAGATAGCTTGCTTATGAAGGCCGTGGAGCATGAATTTGGCCAGATATGA
- the LOC118056987 gene encoding uncharacterized protein: MMFMRKSAFRATASSAPAFQLQQQLMEMGIFPFRPDFPFLFFNHHHFATSSCTKKPSLPKKSGGVVSDISNNISIDDALASFHRMARVNPRPSVVEFGKFLGSFAKKKQYSTVVSLCNQMDLFGVTHTVYSLTILINCLCRSKHVDFAVSVLGKMFKLGIQPDVITFTTLLNGLCSEGKIKEAVGLFNEMVRQGHEPNVISYTTVINGLCKSGNTSMAVHVFKKMEQHGCKPDVVTYSIIIDSLCKDRLVNDAMEFLSEMVDRGIPPNVVTYSSIVHGFCNLGQLNEATRLFKEMVGRDVMPDTVTFTILVDGLCKEGMVSEARCVFETMPEKGVEPNIYTYNALMDGYCLQRQINEARKVFEIMARKGCAPDVHSYNILINGFCKSRRMDEAKSLLAEMSRKALTPDTVTYNTLMQGLCQFGRPKDALILFKEMCSYGLLPNLVTYSILLDGFCKHGHLDEALKLLKSMQEKKLEPNIVLYTILIEGMFIAGKIEVAKELFSKLFADGI, from the coding sequence ATGATGTTCATGCGAAAAAGCGCTTTTAGAGCTACTGCTTCTTCTGCTCCTGCTTTTCAGCTTCAACAACAACTTATGGAAATGGGTATCTTTCCTTTTCGTCCTGATTTCCCATTCTTATTCTTCAATCACCACCACTTCGCAACTTCTTCTTGTACTAAGAAACCTTCTTTGCCTAAAAAAAGTGGTGGGGTTGTTAGTGATATTAGCAATAACATAAGTATTGATGATGCCTTGGCTTCATTCCATCGCATGGCCCGCGTGAATCCCAGGCCTTCTGTTGTGGAATTTGGCAAATTCTTAGGGTCCTTTGCCAAAAAGAAACAGTACTCTACTGTTGTCTCTCTGTGCAATCAAATGGATTTGTTCGGTGTTACCCACACTGTTTATTCTCTAACTATATTGATTAACTGCCTTTGTCGCTCGAAGCATGTTGATTTTGCTGTCTCTGTCTTGGGTAAAATGTTCAAACTGGGTATTCAGCCTGATGTTATCACATTCACTACTCTACTCAATGGGCTCTGCAGTGAGGGAAAGATTAAAGAGGCCGTAGGATTGTTTAATGAGATGGTACGGCAAGGGCATGAGCCTAATGTGATTAGTTATACTACTGTAATCAATGGTTTGTGCAAAAGTGGCAACACAAGTATGGCTGTTCATGTGTTCAAGAAGATGGAGCAACATGGGTGTAAACCAGATGTGGTGACCTATAGTATAATCATAGACAGCCTTTGCAAAGATAGGCTAGTTAATGATGCCATGGAATTCTTATCTGAAATGGTGGATCGAGGCATTCCACCAAATGTTGTTACTTACAGCTCCATAGTCCATGGTTTTTGCAATTTAGGACAACTGAATGAAGCTACTAGATTGTTCAAAGAAATGGTTGGTAGGGATGTTATGCCAGATACAGTGACCTTCACTATTTTGGTTGATGGTCTGTGCAAAGAAGGAATGGTTTCAGAAGCTCGGTGTGTGTTTGAAACAATGCCCGAAAAAGGTGTAGAGCCAAATATTTACACTTACAATGCTTTGATGGATGGATACTGTTTACAGCGCCAAATTAACGAGGCCAGGAAGGTGTTTGAAATCATGGCTCGCAAGGGTTGTGCACCTGATGTACATAGTTACAACATCTTGATCAATGGATTTTGCAAAAGTAGAAGGATGGATGAGGCAAAATCACTCCTTGCTGAAATGTCTCGTAAAGCATTGACTCCTGATACTGTCACCTACAACACTCTTATGCAAGGTCTGTGCCAATTTGGGAGGCCTAAGGACGCTCTAATTCTTTTCAAGGAGATGTGTTCTTATGGCCTGCTTCCAAATTTGGTGACTTACTCGATTTTACTAGATGGCTTCTGCAAACATGGGCATTTGGATGAGGCATTAAAACTGCTCAAGTCAATGCAAGAGAAGAAACTAGAACCTAATATCGTCCTTTATACCATCCTCATTGAAGGCATGTTTATCGCTGGGAAGATTGAAGTTGCAAAGGAACTATTTTCCAAGCTTTTTGCTGATGGAATATGA
- the LOC118056985 gene encoding uncharacterized protein: MIESQSNKYSLRKRHRIDWKSFSSSASKEVRNKQSEIPQLFNLTIMMFTRKNAFRATASDFRNVQQHMEMGIFPSFLFFNHHHISTSACTKKPSLPHKNGGFVSNSSTNISIDDALASFYRMVRVNPRPSVVEFGKFIGSFAKKKQYSTVVSLCNHMDLFGVTHNVYSLSALINCLCRLNHVDFAVSILGKMVKLGIQPNVITFNTLLNGLCMEGKIKEAEELFNEMVRQGHEPDVISYNTIINGLCKTGNTSMAVHVFKKMEQHGCKPDVVTYSTIIDSLCKDGLVNDAMKFLSEMVERGIPSNVVTYSSIVHGFCNLGQLNEATRLFKEMVGRDVMPNTVTFTILVDGLCKEGMVSEAQRVFETMTEKGVEPNIYTYNALMDGYCLQRQMNEAKKVFEIMIREGCAPDVHSYNILINGYCKSRGMDEAKSLLAEMYRKALNPDTVTYSTLMQGLCQLGRPKEALNLFKEMCSSGLLPDKMTYSILLDGFCKHGYLDEALKLLKSMQEKKLEPDIVLCTILIEGMFIAGKFEVAKELFSKLFADGIRPTIRTYTVMIKGLLKEGLSDEAYDLFRKMEDDGFLPDSCSYNVIIQGFLQNQDSSTAIRLIDEMVGKRFSADSSTVQMLLDLESHDEIISQFMRGSSQGRKIK, encoded by the coding sequence ATGATAGAAAGTCAAAGCAACAAGTATAGCTTGAGAAAGAGACACAGAATAGATTGGAAAAGCTTTTCATCTTCGGCTTCGAAGGAGGTGAGGAACAAACAGTCAGAGATACCGCAGCTTTTTAACCTAACAATAATGATGTTCACGCGGAAAAACGCTTTTAGAGCGACTGCTTCAGATTTTCGGAATGTTCAACAACATATGGAAATGGgtatctttccttctttcttattCTTCAATCATCACCACATCTCCACTTCTGCTTGTACTAAGAAACCTTCTTTGCCTCACAAAAATGGCGGGTTTGTTAGTAATAGCAGCACTAACATTAGTATTGATGATGCTTTGGCTTCATTCTATCGCATGGTCCGCGTGAATCCCAGGCCATCTGTTGTGGAATTTGGCAAATTCATAGGGTCCTTCGCTAAAAAGAAACAGTATTCAACTGTTGTCTCTTTGTGCAATCATATGGATTTGTTTGGAGTGACCCACAATGTTTATTCTCTAAGTGCATTGATTAACTGCCTTTGTCGCTTGAACCATGTTGATTTTGCTGTCTCTATCTTGGGGAAGATGGTCAAACTGGGTATTCAACCTAATGTTATCACATTCAATACACTACTCAATGGGCTTTGTATGGAGGGAAAGATTAAAGAGGCAGAAGAGTTGTTTAATGAGATGGTACGGCAAGGGCATGAGCCCGATGTAATTAGCTATAATACTATAATCAATGGTTTGTGCAAAACTGGCAACACCAGTATGGCTGTTCACGTGTTCAAGAAGATGGAACAACATGGGTGTAAACCAGATGTGGTGACATATAGTACAATCATAGACAGCCTTTGCAAAGATGGGCTAGTTAATGATGCCATGAAATTCTTATCCGAAATGGTGGAGAGGGGCATTCCATCAAATGTTGTTACTTACAGCTCCATAGTCCATGGTTTTTGCAATTTAGGACAACTGAATGAAGCTACTAGATTGTTCAAAGAAATGGTTGGTAGGGATGTTATGCCAAATACAGTGACCTTCACTATTTTGGTTGATGGGCTGTGCAAAGAAGGAATGGTTTCAGAAGCTCAGCGTGTCTTTGAAACAATGACTGAAAAGGGTGTAGAGCCAAATATTTACACTTACAATGCTTTGATGGATGGGTACTGTTTACAGCGCCAAATGAATGAGGCCAAGAAGGTGTTTGAAATCATGATTCGTGAAGGTTGTGCACCTGATGTACATAGTTACAACATCTTGATCAATGGATATTGCAAAAGTAGAGGGATGGATGAGGCAAAATCACTCCTTGCTGAAATGTATCGTAAAGCATTGAATCCTGATACTGTCACCTACAGCACTCTTATGCAAGGTCTGTGCCAATTAGGAAGACCCAAGGAAGCTCTCAATCTTTTCAAGGAGATGTGTTCTTCTGGTCTGCTTCCAGATAAGATGACTTACTCGATTTTGCTAGATGGCTTCTGCAAACATGGATATCTGGATGAGGCATTAAAACTGCTCAAGTCAATGCAAGAGAAGAAATTAGAACCTGATATCGTCCTTTGTACTATTCTTATTGAAGGCATGTTTATCGCCGGGAAGTTTGAAGTTGCGAAGGAACTATTTTCCAAGCTTTTTGCGGATGGAATACGGCCTACTATACGGACATACACTGTCATGATCAAGGGACTGCTGAAAGAAGGGCTGTCAGATGAAGCATAcgatttatttagaaaaatggaAGATGATGGCTTCTTGCCGGACAGTTGCTCATATAATGTTATCATTCAAGGATTTCTTCAAAATCAGGACTCGTCAACTGCTATACGACTTATTGATGAAATGGTTGGTAAAAGATTCTCGGCGGATTCGTCTACAGTTCAGATGTTACTGGATTTGGAATCTCATGATGAAATCATAAGCCAATTTATGCGTGGAAGCTCTCAAGGTAGAAAAATAAAGTGA